One genomic window of Gossypium hirsutum isolate 1008001.06 chromosome D11, Gossypium_hirsutum_v2.1, whole genome shotgun sequence includes the following:
- the LOC107942996 gene encoding transcription factor ILR3 isoform X1: protein MVSPENTNYWSSFDYATLINDIPAPDGPYSGFSWPTRPINASSNVFSVEIDGSFEDSDGLKESGSKKRVRSESCNVSSSKACREKLRRDKLNEKFMELSSILEPEKPPKTDKAAILVDAVRMVTQLRGEAQKLKDSISSLHDRIKELKAEKNELRDEKQRLKAEKEKLEQQLKAMNSQPSFMPPAPAFPAAFATAQGQVPGNKLVPFFGYPGVAMWQFMPPASLDTSEDHVLRPPVA, encoded by the exons ATGGTATCACCTGAAAACACCAATTATTGGTCTAGCTTCGATTATGCAACCTTGATCAACGATATCCCTGCCCCTGACGGACCTTATTCCGGATTTTCTTGGCCCACTCGGCCAATCAATGCATCTTCTAATGTTTTCAG TGTGGAAATTGACGGCTCGTTTGAGGATTCAGATGGCCTTAAGGAATCTGGTTCAAAGAAGAG AGTTAGATCTGAGTCTTGCAATGTTTCAAGCTCCAAAGCATGCAGGGAGAAGTTGCGTAGGGATAAGCTAAATGAGAA GTTTATGGAGCTGAGTTCTATTTTGGAACCTGAAAAGCCTCCCAAGACAGACAAGGCTGCTATTTTGGTTGATGCTGTCCGAATGGTAACCCAGTTACGAGGTGAAGCCCAGAAATTGAAGGATTCAATTTCAAGTCTCCATGACAGGATTAAAGAATTGAAG GCTGAAAAGAATGAACTTCGTGATGAAAAGCAAAGGCTGAAGGCCGAGAAGGAAAAGCTGGAGCAACAGCTGAAGGCCATGAATTCACAACCCAGCTTCATGCCTCCTGCACCTGCATTCCCTGCTGCATTTGCTACTGCCCAAGGTCAAGTTCCAGGAAACAAGTTGGTTCCTTTCTTTGGTTATCCTGGAGTTGCCATGTGGCAGTTTATGCCGCCTGCGTCGTTAGACACCTCAGAGGATCATGTACTCCGCCCTCCGGTTGCCTAA
- the LOC107942996 gene encoding transcription factor ILR3 isoform X2 has protein sequence MVSPENTNYWSSFDYATLINDIPAPDGPYSGFSWPTRPINASSNVFSVEIDGSFEDSDGLKESGSKKRFMELSSILEPEKPPKTDKAAILVDAVRMVTQLRGEAQKLKDSISSLHDRIKELKAEKNELRDEKQRLKAEKEKLEQQLKAMNSQPSFMPPAPAFPAAFATAQGQVPGNKLVPFFGYPGVAMWQFMPPASLDTSEDHVLRPPVA, from the exons ATGGTATCACCTGAAAACACCAATTATTGGTCTAGCTTCGATTATGCAACCTTGATCAACGATATCCCTGCCCCTGACGGACCTTATTCCGGATTTTCTTGGCCCACTCGGCCAATCAATGCATCTTCTAATGTTTTCAG TGTGGAAATTGACGGCTCGTTTGAGGATTCAGATGGCCTTAAGGAATCTGGTTCAAAGAAGAG GTTTATGGAGCTGAGTTCTATTTTGGAACCTGAAAAGCCTCCCAAGACAGACAAGGCTGCTATTTTGGTTGATGCTGTCCGAATGGTAACCCAGTTACGAGGTGAAGCCCAGAAATTGAAGGATTCAATTTCAAGTCTCCATGACAGGATTAAAGAATTGAAG GCTGAAAAGAATGAACTTCGTGATGAAAAGCAAAGGCTGAAGGCCGAGAAGGAAAAGCTGGAGCAACAGCTGAAGGCCATGAATTCACAACCCAGCTTCATGCCTCCTGCACCTGCATTCCCTGCTGCATTTGCTACTGCCCAAGGTCAAGTTCCAGGAAACAAGTTGGTTCCTTTCTTTGGTTATCCTGGAGTTGCCATGTGGCAGTTTATGCCGCCTGCGTCGTTAGACACCTCAGAGGATCATGTACTCCGCCCTCCGGTTGCCTAA
- the LOC121223403 gene encoding (+)-delta-cadinene synthase isozyme A isoform X2: MSSKMPANLVPSMSKENRHLADFVPSFWGDIFLSTPPGMDMDARTQQEYEELKQKVRRMLVANMDKPSQKLHIIDAVKRLGVAYHFEKEIEDALEVIYDHYCNHIQIDDDEDLYTTAVRFRLLREHGFNVQCETFNKFKNEKGKFKESLISDVKGMLELYEAAHFQLHEENLLEEALSFTTFHLKLAETTVDYPLSTQIANALKRPLRKSLPRLVAWSYISIYEGYGTQDKNLMKFAKLDFKMVQHLHMKEISEIYRWWKGLDVETNFPFIRDRLVECYLWILGVYFEPHYSVARTFMTKVISLTSIVDDTYDAYATYEELEIFTKAIQRWDINCPDQLPDCMKLCYSELLKVFKDMEDLMSEQGKSYRVQLAKEAMKQVCQAYFVEAKWLHEHYMPTVEEYLSVAFVSTCYPMLTIVSFVGMEDSITKETFTWAFNTPKILRASTIICRLMDDVVSHQREHVPSAMECYMKQYGVSAQEAYDEFYKRINNAWKDMNEAFLKPTVVPTSALNRILNLTRVIDLLYKDEDAYTRVGDSAKTSITALLIDPISI; this comes from the exons ATGTCTTCTAAAATGCCTGCAAACCTTGTACCATCAATGTCCAAGGAAAATCGCCATTTGGCCGATTTTGTTCCTAGCTTTTGGGGGGATATTTTCCTCTCTACTCCTCCTGGAATG GATATGGATGCCAGAACCCAACAAGAGTATGAAGAATTGAAGCAGAAAGTGAGGAGAATGTTGGTGGCAAATATGGACAAACCATCCCAAAAATTACACATAATTGATGCAGTCAAACGCTTAGGTGTAGCTTACCATTTTGAGAAAGAGATAGAAGATGCCTTAGAAGTTATATATGATCATTATTGCAATCAtattcagattgatgatgatgaagatcTCTACACTACTGCTGTTCGATTTCGTTTACTACGAGAGCATGGCTTCAATGTTCAGTGCG AGACCTTCAACAAGTTCAAAAATGAGAAAGGAAAGTTCAAAGAATCCTTAATTAGTGATGTGAAAGGCATGCTAGAATTGTATGAAGCTGCACATTTTCAACTACACGAGGAAAATCTATTAGAAGAAGCTCTTTCTTTCACCACTTTTCATCTAAAGTTGGCAGAAACTACGGTAGACTATCCTCTCTCCACTCAGATTGCTAATGCTCTAAAGCGTCCCCTTCGTAAGAGCTTACCAAGGTTGGTTGCTTGGAGTTACATTTCCATATATGAAGGATATGGTACCCAAGacaaaaatttaatgaaatttgcaAAGTTAGATTTCAAAATGGTACAACATTTGCACATGAAGGAAATAAGTGAGATATACAG gTGGTGGAAAGGTTTAGATGTTGAAACCAATTTTCCCTTTATACGAGATAGATTGGTGGAATGTTACTTATGGATATTGGGAGTATACTTTGAACCTCATTACTCTGTTGCTAGAACTTTCATGACCAAAGTAATATCATTGACATCAATTGTGGATGATACTTATGATGCatatgccacatatgaagaaCTTGAAATATTTACAAAAGCAATCCAAAG GTGGGATATCAATTGCCCTGATCAACTTCCAGACTGCATGAAATTGTGCTATAGTGAGCTCTTAAAAGTTTTTAAAGATATGGAAGACTTGATGTCCGAACAAGGAAAATCATATCGTGTCCAACTCGCAAAAGAAGCG ATGAAACAAGTATGTCAAGCCTACTTTGTTGAGGCCAAATGGCTGCATGAACATTATATGCCAACGGTGGAGGAGTATTTGTCTGTTGCATTTGTTTCTACTTGTTATCCAATGCTTACAATTGTATCCTTTGTCGGCATGGAGGATAGCATAACGAAGGAGACATTCACTTGGGCATTTAATACACCAAAGATTCTTCGAGCTTCAACAATTATTTGTAGGCTGATGGATGATGTTGTTAGCCACCAG AGAGAACATGTTCCTTCGGCTATGGAGTGTTACATGAAACAATATGGGGTATCAGCACAAGAGGCATACGATGAGTTCTACAAGCGAATAAACAATGCTTGGAAGGATATGAACGAAGCGTTCTTGAAACCAACGGTGGTGCCGACATCGGCTCTTAATCGAATTCTCAACCTTACTAGGGTTATAGATCTCCTTTACAAGGATGAAGATGCTTATACGCGTGTTGGTGATTCAGCAAAAACTAGCATCACTGCCCTGTTGATTGATCCAATCTCAATTTGA
- the LOC121223403 gene encoding (+)-delta-cadinene synthase isozyme A isoform X1, translating into MSSKMPANLVPSMSKENRHLADFVPSFWGDIFLSTPPGMDMDARTQQEYEELKQKVRRMLVANMDKPSQKLHIIDAVKRLGVAYHFEKEIEDALEVIYDHYCNHIQIDDDEDLYTTAVRFRLLREHGFNVQCETFNKFKNEKGKFKESLISDVKGMLELYEAAHFQLHEENLLEEALSFTTFHLKLAETTVDYPLSTQIANALKRPLRKSLPRLVAWSYISIYEGYGTQDKNLMKFAKLDFKMVQHLHMKEISEIYRWWKGLDVETNFPFIRDRLVECYLWILGVYFEPHYSVARTFMTKVISLTSIVDDTYDAYATYEELEIFTKAIQRWDINCPDQLPDCMKLCYSELLKVFKDMEDLMSEQGKSYRVQLAKEAMKQVCQAYFVEAKWLHEHYMPTVEEYLSVAFVSTCYPMLTIVSFVGMEDSITKETFTWAFNTPKILRASTIICRLMDDVVSHQQEREHVPSAMECYMKQYGVSAQEAYDEFYKRINNAWKDMNEAFLKPTVVPTSALNRILNLTRVIDLLYKDEDAYTRVGDSAKTSITALLIDPISI; encoded by the exons ATGTCTTCTAAAATGCCTGCAAACCTTGTACCATCAATGTCCAAGGAAAATCGCCATTTGGCCGATTTTGTTCCTAGCTTTTGGGGGGATATTTTCCTCTCTACTCCTCCTGGAATG GATATGGATGCCAGAACCCAACAAGAGTATGAAGAATTGAAGCAGAAAGTGAGGAGAATGTTGGTGGCAAATATGGACAAACCATCCCAAAAATTACACATAATTGATGCAGTCAAACGCTTAGGTGTAGCTTACCATTTTGAGAAAGAGATAGAAGATGCCTTAGAAGTTATATATGATCATTATTGCAATCAtattcagattgatgatgatgaagatcTCTACACTACTGCTGTTCGATTTCGTTTACTACGAGAGCATGGCTTCAATGTTCAGTGCG AGACCTTCAACAAGTTCAAAAATGAGAAAGGAAAGTTCAAAGAATCCTTAATTAGTGATGTGAAAGGCATGCTAGAATTGTATGAAGCTGCACATTTTCAACTACACGAGGAAAATCTATTAGAAGAAGCTCTTTCTTTCACCACTTTTCATCTAAAGTTGGCAGAAACTACGGTAGACTATCCTCTCTCCACTCAGATTGCTAATGCTCTAAAGCGTCCCCTTCGTAAGAGCTTACCAAGGTTGGTTGCTTGGAGTTACATTTCCATATATGAAGGATATGGTACCCAAGacaaaaatttaatgaaatttgcaAAGTTAGATTTCAAAATGGTACAACATTTGCACATGAAGGAAATAAGTGAGATATACAG gTGGTGGAAAGGTTTAGATGTTGAAACCAATTTTCCCTTTATACGAGATAGATTGGTGGAATGTTACTTATGGATATTGGGAGTATACTTTGAACCTCATTACTCTGTTGCTAGAACTTTCATGACCAAAGTAATATCATTGACATCAATTGTGGATGATACTTATGATGCatatgccacatatgaagaaCTTGAAATATTTACAAAAGCAATCCAAAG GTGGGATATCAATTGCCCTGATCAACTTCCAGACTGCATGAAATTGTGCTATAGTGAGCTCTTAAAAGTTTTTAAAGATATGGAAGACTTGATGTCCGAACAAGGAAAATCATATCGTGTCCAACTCGCAAAAGAAGCG ATGAAACAAGTATGTCAAGCCTACTTTGTTGAGGCCAAATGGCTGCATGAACATTATATGCCAACGGTGGAGGAGTATTTGTCTGTTGCATTTGTTTCTACTTGTTATCCAATGCTTACAATTGTATCCTTTGTCGGCATGGAGGATAGCATAACGAAGGAGACATTCACTTGGGCATTTAATACACCAAAGATTCTTCGAGCTTCAACAATTATTTGTAGGCTGATGGATGATGTTGTTAGCCACCAG CAAGAGAGAGAACATGTTCCTTCGGCTATGGAGTGTTACATGAAACAATATGGGGTATCAGCACAAGAGGCATACGATGAGTTCTACAAGCGAATAAACAATGCTTGGAAGGATATGAACGAAGCGTTCTTGAAACCAACGGTGGTGCCGACATCGGCTCTTAATCGAATTCTCAACCTTACTAGGGTTATAGATCTCCTTTACAAGGATGAAGATGCTTATACGCGTGTTGGTGATTCAGCAAAAACTAGCATCACTGCCCTGTTGATTGATCCAATCTCAATTTGA